The sequence below is a genomic window from Lysobacter capsici.
AACACATGGATTAGGTGGCCCTTCCATCTGGCCGGATTCTCACCCGCGACTAGATTTGAATACTTCGCCCAATCCCAAACGCGCTCGATTCGATTTCGCACGCGCGTCGCCGTTTCGGTTTTTGTAGTCCAAATTTTGTTCAGGCAAGCGACTACTGTTGGAGTGTCGATCGCTGTGACCGGCAATTTTCGGTCTGGGCCGTAATCCCGCAGCGATTGCTCCCACTGATGCGCCTGAGCATCGTTCTTCCATTCGGGCTGGCATTTGGCGATGTATTCATCGACGCATTCGCCCCAAGTGCGCAAACCACTAGCACGCGAAGACACGCGCAATGCGAGAGGGTCCTCTCCACGAGCGAGCAGGCGCCTTTGCTCCATGGCTTTCTGGCGCGCTTCCTGGAGGGTGACGACTTGGACCGATCCCAGCCCCATTTCCCGCCGTCTACCCAATCGTTCATAGCGGAAGACCCATGACTTGGCCAGGCTGTCAGTTACCTGGAGATACAGCCCGCCGCCGTCGGCATGATGTCCCGGTTTAGCGGTCGCTACTTGGCGTGCCGTTAGACGATTTATGACTCTAGCCACCCATGTCTCCACCCATGTATTGATGGCGGATTGTAGCGGAACGTTGCGGAACAATCTGAGCGAAATTGTAAGTTTTTTTGGCTTTTTCAGCGGTTTTGCGGAACGTTGCGGATCAACATGGGCTGGCCCGTTCGGCCACTCTCTCCGCCAATTCTCAGACTTCCAGCGTCATCGTAATGCGGCGCCTGGATCGTGATCTTGTGCAGATCCGTATTCCACGCTTCGTTCAATAGCCGCCACGCCCCAGGAACCCCGCCCCAATCGTGCATTGCTTGCCGCACGAGTCGCATTTGTCTTCGGCGGCCTTGAACACGGCTTTTTCGGAGTCGGACAGTTTCGCGAATTCGTCCGCGAACGCCTGCGAGCCGGCCGAGGCGCGCAGCAGCAGGCGGGTGGTGACTTCGCTGGCGGCCATCGCGCGTTCGTACATGCCGTCGCAGTGCTTGTAGCAAAAGCCGTCATGCACCGGGACGGTCTCGCGCGCGCCGATGACGCCGGCCTTGATCATGATCTCGCGGCAACTCGCCGAGGCCGGGGACAGGTAGCTTTTCTGCTCGCAATAACCGTTCTTGCAGGTCAGGCCCGCGGCGCAGGTGGCGATGATCTTCGAGTCCTCGCCGCAGGCGCCGCCCTGCTGGCGGACAAACTCCTGCTTGCTCAGTGCACCGGTGCTGCAAACCGCGGTCAGAACGAACAGGCACACGGTGGCGATGATGCGGTTCATGCGAGGTCTCCTTGACGAAGGGATGGATCTTCCTGCGCGCACGGTCCGCGCGGCGATCGCGGGGCGACGGCCGTGCGGGCGACGCGCCCGAGTTGCGTGCGGTGCGCGACTGCGCTGCGCATCGCCGTCGCCAGCTTAGGAAGCGGCTGGATCGCGCGACGTGACTCGCGTTGTAGAGTGAATATTGGTGAGTTGGGTCGAGCGGCGGTGCAGGACGTGTCGCGAGTCTCGGGATGAGTCCGACGTTCACGAGCTGAGTTTGGGTTGCCGTTGCTTGGCGTCGCTGAGGTAAGCGGCCGGCAGCGGATCGTCGATGCCTTGTAGCGCCCGGATTCGGCGTCCCGGCGGGCTGGCGCGGCGTCGGCTCGGCTTCGAATCGGCTTCGAATGCACCGCCGCCCAATCGTGCAATCGCCTGCTTGCAATGAGCGGGGCCTGGCGTGGTGCGGGTTCTGACCGCCGTGTCGACGCGAAGTTTTTTCGCAGTCGTGTCGATTCGGTCGCCCCTCGATCGTCGTATTGATGGAGACCACGCGGTTTCCCCGATTCCCACCCGTCAAGGAGAAAGGCCATGCAGGTCAAGCCGGTAGGCTGGTTCGAGATTTACGTCCACGACATCGCGCGCGCCCGTGCGTTCTACGAGGGCGTATTCGCGCTCAAGCTGGAGAAGCTCGAAAGTCCCGATCCGGACTCGGAACTGTGGGCGTTCCCCGGCGCGATGGACCAGAGCCACGGCGCCTCGGGCGCGCTGGTGCACATGCAGGGCGCGCCGGTCGGCGGCAGCGGCACGATCGTGTATTTCATGTCCGCCGATTGCGCGGTCGAGGCCGGCCGCGCGGTCGCGCACGGCGGCAAGGTGAGCAAGGACAAGTTCGCGCTCGGCGAGTACGGCTTCGCGGCCTTGCTGACCGACACCGAGGGCAACCTGATCGGCGTGCATTCGATGGCGTGAGGCGCGCGCGATCCGTGCGCGAGTCGTCGCGGCGATGCGGCGGCGACTGGCGGTCGCGGCGTGTAGCAGCACGTAGAGAAGTGGCGGACGAAAAAGGCGCCGCCAAACCAACTCCGGCACCCCGCGGTAGCAGGGTGCCGGAAGGTCGATGCGCGGCTTACAGCTCGATGCAGTCGAACGTGACCTCGGGATCGACCTCGGCGCTGTAATCGACATCGTCGCGCTCGAAGCCGAACAGCTTGAGGAACTCGTGCTTGTAGCTCGCGTAGTCGGTGAGCTGGAACAAGGTCTCGGTGGTGACCTGCGGCCACAGCGCCTTGCATTCGCTCTGCACGTCCTCGCGCAGTTCCCAGTCGTCCAGGCGCAGGCGATTTTCCGAATCGGTTTCCGGCGACTGGCCGTCCTGGCGGTACATGCGCTCGCGCAATAGGCGATCGAGTTGGTCGATCGGACCTTCGTGCAGGCCTTTTTCCTTCATCACCTTGAACACCAGCGAGATGTACAGCGGCATCACCGGAATCGCCGAGCTGGCCTGGGTGACCACCGACTTGAGCACCGCGACATTGGCGCCGCCGCCGAGCTTCTGGCCCAGACGCGCATCGAGCCGCTGCGCGGTCTGGTCAAGATCGACCTTGGCCTTGCCGAGCGCGCCGTGCCAGTAGATCGGCCAGGTGATTTCGGTGCCGATGTAGCTGAAGGCGACCGTGCGCGCGCCCGGCGCGAGCGCGTCGGCGCGTTCGAGCGCATCGATCCACAGCTCCCAGTCCTGGCCGCCCATCACCGTGACGGTGTCTTCGATTTCCTGCTGCGTCGCCGGTTCGACCGTGGCCTGGATGATGGTGTCCTTGTTGGTATCGATCGCGGTCGAGGTGTAGGGCTCGCCGATGGTCTTGAGCGCCGAGCGCTTGAGTTCGCCGCCGCCGGGCAGCTTGCGTACCGGCGAGGCCAGCGAGTAGACGATCAGGTCGACCTGGCCGCCCATTTCGTTCTTGATCAGTTCGATCACCTGGGCGCGCGCTTCATCGGAGAACGCATCGCCGTTGATCGACTTGCTGTAAAGACCCTTGGCCTTGGCGAACTTGTCGAACGCGGCCGAGTTGTACCAGCCGGCGGTGCCGGGTTTCTTGTCGGTGCCGGGCTTTTCGAAGAACACGCCCAGGGTGTCGGCGCCGAAACCGAACGCGGCGCTGATGCGCGCGGCCAGGCCGTAGCCGCTGGACGCGCCGATCACCAGCACCTTCTTCGGGCCGTCGGCGCGCACGCCGCGGGCGACCGTGGCGTTGATCTGATCGCGCACATTGAGTTCGCAGCCGAGCGGATGCGTGGTGGTGCAAATGAAGCCGCGAACCTTGGGCTGAATGATCAACTCGATTACCTCGTCACTGGGCGATGGCCGGCAGTTTAGTGCCTGCCACCGGCGAATGCGCGCGCGGACGCACAAGGCGCGAGGGGCGGGGCGCGACGGCCCCGGCGGATCGGCGTCAGAAACGTTCACCGACCGGCAGATAGCGCCATTCGCCGACCGGCATCTTGCTTAGTGGGATGCGGCCGATACGCAGGCGTCTGGTCGAGGTCACCTCCAGCCCGACCTCGGCGCAGACATGCCGCAACTGGCCCGGCTGCACGTTCTTGACCGCGAACCGCAGCCGCGTCTCGTTCTGCCAGCTGACCTTGCACGGCGGCAGCGGGCGGCCGCGATAGCTCAGGCCGTGGGCGAGCTTCTTGAGCCCGTACGGCGCGAGCTGACCGCTGATCTCGACCACGAACTCCTGTTCGAGCTGGGCGTAATCCTCGTTCAGCCTGCGCCGGACGCGCGGGTCCTGGGTCAGCACCACCAGCCCGCTGGCGTCGGCATCGAGCGCCATCAGCGGGGCCAGGTGCTGGAAATGGCGCTTGAGCAGGCGCACCTCGGACATATCGCCTTGCGTGTGGTTGACCGGAACGACCAGCCGTGCGCTCTCATTCAGCGGCAATCCGGCCGGCTTGTGTAGCAGCATGGTGGCCGGCTCGGCGGGCTCGGCCCGCGCATCCGGGTCCAATTCGACCCGCTGGGCCACGATCGGCGCCTGCGGCTCCTCGACCACCTTGCCGTCGACCCGGACCCAGCCGCCCTCGATGTATTGCTGGGCCTGCGCGCGTGAACAACCGATCAATTCGGCCAGGCATTTGTCGAGTCGGGCGGGTTCGGACATGAGGAAAGTCGATGTGGGAAGCGGCAAGTGTAAAGATATACGCCTGTCGCGCCGGAAATCCCCCGCAACCGGCGACGGCTTCACTCACAGGACGATATGAAGACTCCACCCGGTTTGCAGGCGCTGATCGACGACGGCGTGATCGACGAAGTGATGCGCCCGCTCAAGAGCGGCAAGGAAGCCGCGGTGTATGTCGTGCGCTGCGGCGACGAGATCCGCTGCGCCAAGGTTTACAAGGACATGGCCCAGCGCAGCTTCCAGCAGCGCGTGCAGTACCAGGAAGGGCGCAAGGTGCGCGGCAGCCGCGAGGCGCGCGCGATCGGCAAGGCCACCAAGTACGGACGCAAGCAGCAGGAAACCGCGTGGAAGAACACCGAGGTCGACGCGCTGTACCAGTTGCGCGAGGCCGGCGTGCGCGTGCCCGAGCCGCACGGCTATTTCCACGGCGTGCTGGTGATGGAACTGGTCACCGACGCCGACGGCCATTCCGCGCCGCGCCTGGGCGAGGTCGAGCTGGCGCCGGACCAGGCGCGCGGCTTCCACCGTTTCCTGGTGCGCCAGGTGGTCAAGATGCTGTGCGTGGGCCTGATCCACGGCGATCTGTCCGAATACAACGTGCTGGTCGCGCCGGACGGCCCGGTCATCATCGATTTCCCGCAGGTGGTCAGCGCGGCCGGCAACAACGCCGCGCGCACGATGCTGCTGCGCGACGTCAACA
It includes:
- the fabV gene encoding enoyl-ACP reductase FabV, which gives rise to MIIQPKVRGFICTTTHPLGCELNVRDQINATVARGVRADGPKKVLVIGASSGYGLAARISAAFGFGADTLGVFFEKPGTDKKPGTAGWYNSAAFDKFAKAKGLYSKSINGDAFSDEARAQVIELIKNEMGGQVDLIVYSLASPVRKLPGGGELKRSALKTIGEPYTSTAIDTNKDTIIQATVEPATQQEIEDTVTVMGGQDWELWIDALERADALAPGARTVAFSYIGTEITWPIYWHGALGKAKVDLDQTAQRLDARLGQKLGGGANVAVLKSVVTQASSAIPVMPLYISLVFKVMKEKGLHEGPIDQLDRLLRERMYRQDGQSPETDSENRLRLDDWELREDVQSECKALWPQVTTETLFQLTDYASYKHEFLKLFGFERDDVDYSAEVDPEVTFDCIEL
- a CDS encoding rRNA pseudouridine synthase, yielding MSEPARLDKCLAELIGCSRAQAQQYIEGGWVRVDGKVVEEPQAPIVAQRVELDPDARAEPAEPATMLLHKPAGLPLNESARLVVPVNHTQGDMSEVRLLKRHFQHLAPLMALDADASGLVVLTQDPRVRRRLNEDYAQLEQEFVVEISGQLAPYGLKKLAHGLSYRGRPLPPCKVSWQNETRLRFAVKNVQPGQLRHVCAEVGLEVTSTRRLRIGRIPLSKMPVGEWRYLPVGERF
- a CDS encoding VOC family protein — translated: MQVKPVGWFEIYVHDIARARAFYEGVFALKLEKLESPDPDSELWAFPGAMDQSHGASGALVHMQGAPVGGSGTIVYFMSADCAVEAGRAVAHGGKVSKDKFALGEYGFAALLTDTEGNLIGVHSMA
- a CDS encoding PA4780 family RIO1-like protein kinase, with protein sequence MKTPPGLQALIDDGVIDEVMRPLKSGKEAAVYVVRCGDEIRCAKVYKDMAQRSFQQRVQYQEGRKVRGSREARAIGKATKYGRKQQETAWKNTEVDALYQLREAGVRVPEPHGYFHGVLVMELVTDADGHSAPRLGEVELAPDQARGFHRFLVRQVVKMLCVGLIHGDLSEYNVLVAPDGPVIIDFPQVVSAAGNNAARTMLLRDVNNLTASLGAWAPELLDTWYGEEMWALFVAGDLHPDSELTGVFAHDESAVDLDSVRHAINDAREEALIRQQGREAAAEAD
- a CDS encoding tyrosine-type recombinase/integrase; translated protein: MARVINRLTARQVATAKPGHHADGGGLYLQVTDSLAKSWVFRYERLGRRREMGLGSVQVVTLQEARQKAMEQRRLLARGEDPLALRVSSRASGLRTWGECVDEYIAKCQPEWKNDAQAHQWEQSLRDYGPDRKLPVTAIDTPTVVACLNKIWTTKTETATRVRNRIERVWDWAKYSNLVAGENPARWKGHLIHVFPKASKVKKVKHHAAMPYAEVPALMRQLRKSDIKTCNALRFTILTAARTEETVGARWEEFNFAKARWVIPAERMKGGEAHVVPLCTEALAILNSLPRDRPPFSLSENTMLFYLQKPKNLGLPYTVHGFRSTFRDWAAEETDVENHIVEMALAHKIKDKTEAAYRRGQLIAKRRELMQAWEAYLSTG